The following proteins come from a genomic window of Nostoc sp. ATCC 53789:
- the psbV gene encoding photosystem II cytochrome c-550 has product MFRRLIGVVVATVLLSFQLLVGSATAVELDKATRTVPLNAQGETTVLSLKQVKEGKRLFNYACAQCHAGGVTKTNQNVGLTPDDLALATPNRNNIEGLVDYLKNPTTYDGEEEISEIHPSIKSADIFTAMRNLTDEDLEAIAGHILIQPKIVGTKWGGGKIYY; this is encoded by the coding sequence ATGTTTAGAAGACTAATTGGCGTTGTTGTGGCCACTGTTTTACTCTCGTTTCAGTTGCTTGTCGGTAGCGCGACAGCAGTGGAACTAGACAAAGCTACCCGAACAGTGCCATTAAATGCTCAGGGTGAGACCACCGTACTTAGCCTGAAACAAGTAAAAGAAGGCAAACGCTTATTTAATTACGCTTGTGCCCAATGTCATGCTGGGGGAGTTACCAAGACAAACCAGAACGTTGGACTTACTCCAGACGATCTGGCACTGGCAACACCCAACCGTAATAACATTGAAGGCTTGGTGGATTATCTCAAAAATCCTACTACTTACGATGGGGAAGAAGAGATTTCCGAAATCCACCCCAGTATCAAGAGTGCAGATATTTTCACAGCAATGCGAAATCTGACGGATGAAGACTTGGAAGCGATCGCTGGTCATATTCTCATACAACCCAAAATCGTTGGCACTAAGTGGGGAGGCGGAAAAATCTATTACTAA
- the petJ gene encoding cytochrome c6 PetJ has product MRILLLILMIAIALFKFTFISPALAAEISNGAKVFEANCASCHIGGGNILISQKTLKKEALSKYLENYDSDSIEAIIHQVQNGKNAMPAFKGKLSAEEILEVAAYVFQNAEQGW; this is encoded by the coding sequence TTGAGAATACTTTTATTAATCTTAATGATAGCGATCGCTCTATTCAAATTTACATTCATTAGTCCAGCACTAGCTGCCGAAATATCCAACGGTGCTAAAGTTTTCGAGGCTAACTGCGCTTCTTGCCATATAGGTGGCGGTAATATCCTTATTAGCCAGAAAACCTTGAAAAAGGAAGCATTGTCAAAATACCTAGAAAATTATGATAGCGACTCAATCGAGGCGATTATCCACCAAGTCCAAAATGGTAAAAATGCTATGCCTGCCTTTAAAGGAAAGTTAAGTGCTGAAGAGATTCTAGAGGTAGCTGCCTACGTTTTTCAGAATGCAGAACAAGGCTGGTAA
- the petE gene encoding plastocyanin, with protein MKLISASLRRFSLAVLTIILVVSSFAVFTPSASAETYQVKLGSDKGLLAFEPKNLTIKPGDTIEWVNNKVPPHNVVFDPAKNPAKDAALAKSLSHKTLLMSAGKKETTTFPADAPAGDYTFYCEPHRGAGMVGKITVQG; from the coding sequence ATGAAATTGATTTCGGCAAGCTTGCGACGCTTTAGTTTAGCTGTGTTGACAATCATTTTAGTTGTTAGTAGTTTTGCAGTTTTTACTCCCAGTGCTTCTGCTGAAACCTACCAGGTTAAATTGGGTAGCGATAAAGGACTGCTAGCATTTGAACCGAAAAACTTGACCATTAAACCAGGTGACACAATTGAATGGGTGAACAATAAAGTTCCTCCCCACAACGTTGTGTTTGACCCTGCCAAAAACCCTGCAAAGGATGCCGCTTTAGCAAAATCTCTTTCTCATAAGACTTTGCTGATGAGTGCTGGTAAAAAGGAAACAACCACTTTCCCCGCAGACGCACCCGCTGGTGACTACACCTTCTATTGCGAACCTCACCGTGGTGCTGGCATGGTTGGTAAAATTACTGTCCAAGGCTAG